TGTTGCGCCGCCAGGCGGAGCAGGCGCTGCGGTTCGCCGGCTTCGCGGTCGGTGGCCAGGTAGAAACGACCGAAGTGCGTACCCACCACTTCATCGGCTGAATAGCCCTTGATGCGCTCGGCGCCCGGGTTCCAGCTGCAGACGATGCCTTCGGGATCAAGCAGGTACAGCGCATGGTCGCGCACGCTGTCGATCAGCAGTCGCAGTTGTCGGGAAGGGTCCGTCAGCACGGACGTCGTAGAAGCGGCAGCGTCCACGTGGAAATAAGTGTTACCCCTGAGAGGGACGTGAAGCTAGGCAGTGCAGTGTGAAGGATGCGTGCACGGCAGGCACGTGCCATTGGTCCTGTGCGGCTGAATGCGACACGGAGTACCATCACCCACCCTTTGCCTCTGGAACCGACCTGCATGCGTCCTGGTGCGACCACGCGTGACCGCTGGATCTGGATGACCTCTGCCTTACTGCTGGCGGCGACCATCGCGCTGGAACTGGTGGTGCCGCTGGGATACGCGGTCTGGCTGGCCTATTTCCTGGCCGTGGGCGTCACGGTGTTCCAGCGCAGTGCGCGGGCGCCGTTCATCGTCGCCGTGGTGGCCTGCGTGCTTCTGGTGATCGGCTACAACATCGCGCCGGACAGCAGCAATTCGGCGTTCTCGTTCGTCAACCGCACCATCGGTGGCGGCGCCTTCCTGATGATCGCGCTGATCGTCTCGCGCGCGATCCAGGCCCGGCGCCAGGCGATGCGCGCCCTCTGGTTGCAGGAAGCCGAGAACGCGGTGGCGATGAGCCTGCGCGGCGACCTTGGGCCGGAGCAGATCGCGGAAGCGGCGGCAACGCACCTGGCCGGCCAGCTGGATGCCGACGTGGGGGCGGTCTATCGCCTGGAAGGGGGGCGGCTGCAGTTGACCGGTGGCATGGCGCTGCCTTCTGGCACGCCAGCGTCGCTGGCCCTGCAGGAGGGCCTGGCGGGGCAGGTGGCGCGTGATGAGCGGATCCGCCACCTGTATGGCGATGACGCCGCCGTACTCGACCTGCAGACCAGCCTCGGGCGTGTGCCGGTGCGCGAGCGCATCCTGGCGCCGATCAGCAGCGACGGTGCCGTGGTCGGTGTGATCGAGCTGGGCCGCGCGCGCATCGGCGCGCAGCGCGACCTCGACGACGAACTGCTGGAGCGCTGCACCGAAACGATCGGCATGGCGCTGCGCGCCTCGCTGCTGCGCGCGCAGCTGGTGGTATTGCTGGAGGAATCGCAGCGCCAGGGCGAGGAGCTGCAGGCCCAGCAGGAAGAACTACGCGTGGCCAACGAGGAACTGGAAGAGCAGAGCCGCAGCCTGATGCAGTCGCAGGGACACCTGGAGCAGCAGCAGGCCGAGCTGGAACAGAGCAACGTGCAGCTGGAAGAGCGCACCCACGAGCTGGAAGCGCAGAAGCAGGCACTGCTGGTCGCGCAGAGCCAGCTGGTACGCAACAGCAACGAGCTGGCTGCCACCTCGCGCTACAAGTCCGAATTCCTGGCCAACATGTCGCACGAGCTGCGCACGCCGCTGAACAGCTCGTTGATCCTGGCCAAGCTGCTGGCCGACAACAAGGACGGCACGCTCACCGCAGAACAGGTGAAGTACGCACGCGCGATCCTGTCGTCCAACAACGATCTGCTGGCGCTGATCAACGACATCCTGGACCTGTCGCGCATCGAGGCCGGTCATGTCGAGCTGGCCGACGAAGTCGTGGTGGTGGACAGCGTGCTGCAGCGCCTGCGCGAGACCTTCGAGCCGATGGCGCGGCAGAAGGGCCTGGCCCTGCAGATCGAAGCCGATACCCTGGCACCGAGCCAACTGGTGGCCGACAACCAGCGCCTGCAGCAGATCCTGAAGAACCTGCTGGCCAATGCACTGAAATTCACCGAACACGGCAAGGTCAGCCTGCACGTGCGTGCGGGTGGCAACGGCCGTGTCCGCTTCGAGGTCTGCGATACCGGTATCGGCATCGCCCGCGAGCAGCTGCAGGTGATCTTCGAGGCCTTCCGCCAGGCCGATGGCAGCACCCGCCGTCGCTACGGCGGCACCGGCCTGGGCCTGTCGATCTCGCGCGATCTGGCCGAGCGCATGGGCGGCACCATCCAGGTCGACAGTGAGCCGGGCCGTGGCAGCTGCTTCATCCTGGAACTGCCGTTGCAGGGGGCGCCTGCGCTTGACTCGGACGCGGCGCCCGCTGCTGCCGTCGCGACACCAGCGGTTGCGCCTGTGCATGTACCCGCACCCGCTGCGCCGGTGATTGCGCCCGGCGTGGTCACGGCCGCGGCCAGCGTGGCCGACGACCGTGGCCGGCGCCAGCGTGCAGGCCGGCTGATCCTGGCCGTGGAAGACGACGCCAGCTTCGCCGAAGCGCTGGTGGTGCTGGCCCACGAGCTGGACTTCGATTGCGTGGTCGCCAGCACGGCGGAAGAAGCGCTGGCACTGGCCAGCGAGCTGCGGCCGAACGGCATCCTGCTCGATATCGGCCTGCCCGATGTGTCCGGCCTCAGCGTGCTGGAGCGCCTGAAGCGCAATCCGGACACCCGCCACATCCCGGTGCACGTGGTTTCGGCGATGGAACGCGGCCAGGTCGCACGCGAGCTGGGCGCGATCGGCTTCGCGATCAAGCCGACCACGCGCGAGCGTCTGGTGACGGCCATCGAGCAGCTGGAACAGACCAGCCAGCGCGACATGCGGCGCCTGCTGATCGTCGAGGACGACAGCGAACTGCGCCACAACCTGGAGCTGCTGCTGGGCCGTGATCAGCTGCAGATCGTCGCCGTGGGCACCCTGGCCGGCGCGCTGGAACAGCTCAGCACGGTTACCTTCGACTGCATGGTGATGGACCTGTCGCTGCCCGATGGAAGCGGCTTCGATCTGCTCGAGCACATGGCCGGCAATGATGACGTTGGCTTCCCGCCGGTGATCGTCTACACCGGCCGTGCGCTCAGCCGCGAGGAAGAACAGCGCCTGCGCCGCTATTCCAAGAGCATCATCATCAAGGGCGCGCGCTCGCCCGAACGCCTGCTGGACGAAGTGACCCTGTTCCTGCACAGCGTCGAGGCCAGCCTGCCGACCGACCAGCAGCGCCTGCTGCGCGAAGCTCGCCGCCGCGACACCGTGCTCGACGGCCGTACCGTGCTGCTGGCCGAAGACGATGTCCGCAACATCTTCGCGCTGTCCAGCGTGCTCGAACCCCTCGGCGTGACGCTGGAGATCGCACGCAATGGCCAGGAAGCGGTCGATCGCCTGGCCGAGCGCGAAGTCGATCTGGTGCTGATGGACATCATGATGCCGGAGAAGGACGGCCTGGCCGCGATGCGCGAGATCCGCGCGCAGCGCCACCTGCAGGACCTGCCAATCATCGCGCTGACCGCCAAGGCGATGCCGGACGACCGTGAGCGTTGCCTGCAGGCCGGTGCCAACGATTACATCGCCAAGCCCATCGATGTCGACAAGCTGGTCTCGCTGTGCCGGGTCTGGTGCTCGCGGCAATGAACGAGCAGGCCCTGTTCGACCTGGAGTTGAAGGTGCTGCTGGAAGCGCTGTACCAGCGCTACCACTACGACTTCCGCAGCTACGCGGTGTCGTCGCTGCGGCGGCGCATCCGCCAGGCCATGCAGCGCTACGAGTGCGAGCGGCTGGCCGACCTGCAGCACCGCCTGCTGCACGAGCCGGACCTGTTCGCGCAGGCGATGCAGTTCTTCACCGTGCAGGTGTCGGAGATGTTCCGTGACCCGGCCTATTTCCGCGAGCTGCGCGAGCAGGTGGTGCCGGTGCTGCGCACCTACCCCTCGGTGAAGCTGTGGGTAGCCGGTTGCAGTACGGGTGAGGAAGTGTGGTCACTGGCGATCCTGCTGCACGAGGAGGGCCTGCTCGAGCGCAGCATCGTCTATGCCACCGACATCAATCCGGCAGCACTGGCCACGGCCGAGGCGGGTGCCTATGGCATCGACCGGATGGCCCAGTTCAGCCGCAACTACCTGGCGGCCGGCGGCACCGCTTCGCTCTCCGACTACTACGCCACGGCCTACGATGGCGCCGTTTTCGACCGCCAGCTGCGCCGCAACGTGGTGTTCGCCGACCACAGCCTGGCCACCGACACCGTGTTCTCCGAAGTGCACCTGGTGTCGTGCCGCAACGTGCTGATCTATTTCAACCGCGACCTGCAGGATCGCGCGGTGGGCCTGTTCCGTGAAGCACTGGTGCATCGCGGCTTCCTTGGCCTGGGCAGCAAGGAATCGCTGCAGTTCGGTCGCCACCATGGTGCGTTCGAGGTCTGCTCGCGCGAGCATCGCCTGTACCGGAAGGTTGCCTGATGGCGTTGCCGATACGCCCGGCCGTGCTGGTGATCGGCGCCTCTGCCGGTGGGGTCGCGGCCCTGCAGGCGGTGCTCGGTGCGCTGCCGGCGACGCTGCCCGCACCGGTGCTGGCTGTGCTGCACCTGCCGCGGGACCGCAGCAGCCGCATCGCCGAAGTGCTGGCGCCTTACTGCGCGCTGCCGGTGCGCGAGGCGGAGGACAAGCAGCCGCTGCAGCGCGGCACGGTGACCTTTGCGCCACCGGACTATCACCTGCTGGTGGAAGACGCCGGTTCGCTGGCGTTGTCGGTCGACGCCCCGGTGCTGTTTTCGCGCCCGGCCATCGATCCGCTGTTCGAGTCGGCAGCGGCGGTGTTCGGCGCGCAGGTGCTGGCGCTGCTGCTGACCGGTGCCAGCAGTGACGGCAGCGAAGGGGTGGCTGCGGTGCGCGCCGCTGGCGGGCGCGCCTGGCTGCAATGTCCCGAGGAGGCCGAGGCATCGATGATGCCGGCCTCCGCCCTGCAGCACGCTGGCGCCGACGCCGTGCTGCCCCTTGAACTGATGTGCCGTCGCCTGAAGGAGTTGTTTGCATGAACCTGCTGCCACCGGACCCTGCGCAGTCGCAGACCCCGGTCAACCTGCTGATCGTCGATGACGTGCCGCAGAACCTGGTAGCCATGCAGGCGCTGCTGCAGCGCGAGGGCGTGAACCTGCTGCTTGCGGGCTCGGGCGCGCAGGCGCTGGAGCTGCTGCTGGAGCACGAGGTGGCGCTGGCATTGCTGGACGTGCACATGCCGGAGATCGATGGCTTCACCCTGGCCGAGCTGATGCGCGGTTCGCACCGCAGCCGCGATGTGCCGATCATCTTCCTGACCGCCTCGCCGGACGACCCGGTGCGTGCCTTCAAGGGCTACGAAACCGGTGCGGTCGATTTCCTGCACAAGCCGGTGGCGCCGCAGGTGATCCTGAGCAAGGTCAACGTCTTCATCGAGCTCTACCAGCAGCGACAGTTGCTGAAAGCGCGCAACGAGGCGCTGGAACGTTCGCTCAAGCTCAACGAGACGATGGCGGCCGTGCTCACCCATGACCTGCGCACGCCGCTGTCGGCGATCCTGCTGTGTGCCGACAAGCTGGCGCTGGAGCTTCCAGAGGACAATGCCAGTGCGCAGCAGACGCTGAAGTACCTGGAAGCAAGCACCCTGCGCATGTCGCGGATGGTCGAGCAGCTGCTGGATTTCTCGCGGATCCGCAGCGGTGGCCTGCGCCTGCAGGCCAGTGCCTGCGATCTTGCGGAGGTGACGCGGGCGGTGGTGGCCGAAGCGGGCAGTGCCCACGGCCACGCGCGGGTCCAGCTCGACATGCAGGGTGATACCCGCCTGCAGGGCGATCTGGATCGGCTGGGCCAGGTCGCCGCGAACCTGGTCGGCAACGCGCTCACCCATGGCAGCGAGGCAAGGGTGGAGGTGGACGGCCGTGATCCACGCAGCGTGCTGCTGCGGGTGAGTAACGCCGGGCGGATCGACGACGCGCTGCTGCCGCGATTGTTCGAGCCGTTCAAGGCCAGTTTCCACCCCAGCAATGGCCTGGGATTGGGCCTGTACATCGTCGACCAGTTCGTCCGCGCCCACGGTGGCCGCATCGGCGCGCGCAACGAGGCGGGGCAGGTGGTGTTCGAGGCGACCCTGCCACGGCGCGCTGAAAGCCCGGGAACCACCGCAAGCTGAATTCTTCAGCAAGCGTGGCGTGGAGCTGAGACGGGCTCGTCCGCAGCTGCTACCGTGGCGGCACACATTGCCAAGGAAGCACCATGCCACTGCGCGCGATCGCCTATGTCAGCCGGGTGCTGCCGGATCTTTCCGCCGGACGGCTGCAGGCGCTGGTCGACGATGCGGCCCGCTTCAACAAGATGGCCGGCGTGACCGGCGTGCTGCTGCACGACGGAGCGCGTTTCCTGCAGTACATCGAAGGGCCGCCGGATGGCATCGATTCGGTCTACGAACGCATCCTGCAGGCCGGCAGCCATATCGACATCATTGAACTGGCGCGCGGCCGCCTGGGCCAGCGCCAGTTTCCGTACTGGTCGATGCGCGCGCTGCCGGTGGAGGAGGCGCTGTTGCGCCAGCTGTCATCCAGTGACTGGTCGGGTTTTACCCGTACCCTGCAGGGCGATCGCTCCGCGCCGACGCCGGTGGATCTGCTCGACAACGTTGTGCAGCCAGCGCTGCACGCCGGCTGAGCGTCAGCGCGAGGTGCCGGCGCCGCAATAGGCGGCATGCAGCGCCTGCAGCACGCCCAGTGCCGGCCCTTCCTGCATGCGGTAGTGGATGGCCTGCGCTTCGCGCCGGGTCGCCACGATGTCCAGTTCGCGCAGCACGGCCAGGTGCTGCGACAGCGCGGACGCGCTCAATCCGGTCAACGCCTGCAGCTCCGGTACCGGTGCTTCGCCTTCGACCAGGCGGCACAGCACGCGCAGGCGCGCTGGATGGGCCAGGCGCTTGAGCAGGGCGGCGGCCTGCGTGGCGTGCTCGGCCATCGCGGCGCTGTCGAGCGGGGTGCTGGGCATGGTTGACCTTTTTGTTTAGAAGTGTCTAATTTAGATAAATCTAAATAAAAGGGCAATCCCATGAATGGCGTGAATGAGGGCAGGGCATGAACCTGCCATGGACTGCGGTGGCTGGCGGCGCGCTGATCGGCGCCGCCGCGGTGCTGTTGCTCG
This portion of the Stenotrophomonas sp. WZN-1 genome encodes:
- a CDS encoding CheR family methyltransferase; this encodes MNEQALFDLELKVLLEALYQRYHYDFRSYAVSSLRRRIRQAMQRYECERLADLQHRLLHEPDLFAQAMQFFTVQVSEMFRDPAYFRELREQVVPVLRTYPSVKLWVAGCSTGEEVWSLAILLHEEGLLERSIVYATDINPAALATAEAGAYGIDRMAQFSRNYLAAGGTASLSDYYATAYDGAVFDRQLRRNVVFADHSLATDTVFSEVHLVSCRNVLIYFNRDLQDRAVGLFREALVHRGFLGLGSKESLQFGRHHGAFEVCSREHRLYRKVA
- a CDS encoding hybrid sensor histidine kinase/response regulator; translation: MNLLPPDPAQSQTPVNLLIVDDVPQNLVAMQALLQREGVNLLLAGSGAQALELLLEHEVALALLDVHMPEIDGFTLAELMRGSHRSRDVPIIFLTASPDDPVRAFKGYETGAVDFLHKPVAPQVILSKVNVFIELYQQRQLLKARNEALERSLKLNETMAAVLTHDLRTPLSAILLCADKLALELPEDNASAQQTLKYLEASTLRMSRMVEQLLDFSRIRSGGLRLQASACDLAEVTRAVVAEAGSAHGHARVQLDMQGDTRLQGDLDRLGQVAANLVGNALTHGSEARVEVDGRDPRSVLLRVSNAGRIDDALLPRLFEPFKASFHPSNGLGLGLYIVDQFVRAHGGRIGARNEAGQVVFEATLPRRAESPGTTAS
- a CDS encoding metalloregulator ArsR/SmtB family transcription factor yields the protein MPSTPLDSAAMAEHATQAAALLKRLAHPARLRVLCRLVEGEAPVPELQALTGLSASALSQHLAVLRELDIVATRREAQAIHYRMQEGPALGVLQALHAAYCGAGTSR
- a CDS encoding chemotaxis protein CheB, which encodes MALPIRPAVLVIGASAGGVAALQAVLGALPATLPAPVLAVLHLPRDRSSRIAEVLAPYCALPVREAEDKQPLQRGTVTFAPPDYHLLVEDAGSLALSVDAPVLFSRPAIDPLFESAAAVFGAQVLALLLTGASSDGSEGVAAVRAAGGRAWLQCPEEAEASMMPASALQHAGADAVLPLELMCRRLKELFA
- a CDS encoding response regulator, whose translation is MRPGATTRDRWIWMTSALLLAATIALELVVPLGYAVWLAYFLAVGVTVFQRSARAPFIVAVVACVLLVIGYNIAPDSSNSAFSFVNRTIGGGAFLMIALIVSRAIQARRQAMRALWLQEAENAVAMSLRGDLGPEQIAEAAATHLAGQLDADVGAVYRLEGGRLQLTGGMALPSGTPASLALQEGLAGQVARDERIRHLYGDDAAVLDLQTSLGRVPVRERILAPISSDGAVVGVIELGRARIGAQRDLDDELLERCTETIGMALRASLLRAQLVVLLEESQRQGEELQAQQEELRVANEELEEQSRSLMQSQGHLEQQQAELEQSNVQLEERTHELEAQKQALLVAQSQLVRNSNELAATSRYKSEFLANMSHELRTPLNSSLILAKLLADNKDGTLTAEQVKYARAILSSNNDLLALINDILDLSRIEAGHVELADEVVVVDSVLQRLRETFEPMARQKGLALQIEADTLAPSQLVADNQRLQQILKNLLANALKFTEHGKVSLHVRAGGNGRVRFEVCDTGIGIAREQLQVIFEAFRQADGSTRRRYGGTGLGLSISRDLAERMGGTIQVDSEPGRGSCFILELPLQGAPALDSDAAPAAAVATPAVAPVHVPAPAAPVIAPGVVTAAASVADDRGRRQRAGRLILAVEDDASFAEALVVLAHELDFDCVVASTAEEALALASELRPNGILLDIGLPDVSGLSVLERLKRNPDTRHIPVHVVSAMERGQVARELGAIGFAIKPTTRERLVTAIEQLEQTSQRDMRRLLIVEDDSELRHNLELLLGRDQLQIVAVGTLAGALEQLSTVTFDCMVMDLSLPDGSGFDLLEHMAGNDDVGFPPVIVYTGRALSREEEQRLRRYSKSIIIKGARSPERLLDEVTLFLHSVEASLPTDQQRLLREARRRDTVLDGRTVLLAEDDVRNIFALSSVLEPLGVTLEIARNGQEAVDRLAEREVDLVLMDIMMPEKDGLAAMREIRAQRHLQDLPIIALTAKAMPDDRERCLQAGANDYIAKPIDVDKLVSLCRVWCSRQ
- a CDS encoding BLUF domain-containing protein yields the protein MPLRAIAYVSRVLPDLSAGRLQALVDDAARFNKMAGVTGVLLHDGARFLQYIEGPPDGIDSVYERILQAGSHIDIIELARGRLGQRQFPYWSMRALPVEEALLRQLSSSDWSGFTRTLQGDRSAPTPVDLLDNVVQPALHAG